One stretch of Enterobacter sp. RHBSTW-00994 DNA includes these proteins:
- a CDS encoding altronate dehydratase family protein translates to MQYIKIHSLDNVAVALADLAEGEVVAVDNQTVTLRQAVARGHKFAVYPIAKGENVVKYGLPIGHALADIAPGEHIHSHNARTNLSDLDEYSYQPDFQAEVGQETDRDVQIYRRGNGDVGIRNELWILPTVGCVNGIARQIQSRFLKETNGAEGTDGVHLFSHTYGCSQLGDDHINTRTMLQNMVRHPNAGAVLVIGLGCENNQVDAFRETLEDFDPARVHFMVCQHQDDEVEAGIEQLHQLYEVMRHDKREPGKLSELKFGLECGGSDGLSGITANPMLGRFSDYVIANGGTTVLTEVPEMFGAERILMSHCRDEETFEKTVTMVNDFKQYFIAHNQPIYENPSPGNKAGGITTLEEKSLGCTQKAGASQVVDVLRYGERLKTHGLNLLSAPGNDAVATSALAGAGCHMVLFSTGRGTPYGGFVPTVKIATNSELAAKKKHWIDFDAGQLIHGKAMPQLLNEFVDTIVEFANGKQTCNEKNDFRELAIFKSGVTL, encoded by the coding sequence ATGCAATACATCAAAATCCATTCGCTGGATAACGTTGCCGTAGCGCTGGCGGATCTGGCCGAAGGCGAAGTCGTGGCAGTAGATAACCAGACTGTCACGCTGCGCCAGGCGGTTGCACGCGGGCATAAGTTTGCCGTGTACCCTATCGCTAAAGGGGAAAACGTCGTTAAGTACGGTTTGCCTATTGGTCATGCGCTGGCGGATATTGCGCCGGGTGAACATATTCATTCCCACAATGCCCGCACCAATCTCAGCGATCTGGACGAGTATAGCTATCAACCTGATTTTCAGGCGGAAGTTGGGCAAGAAACGGATCGTGACGTACAGATCTATCGTCGTGGCAACGGGGACGTGGGGATCCGTAATGAACTGTGGATCCTGCCAACCGTGGGTTGCGTTAATGGGATCGCCCGTCAGATCCAGAGCCGTTTTCTGAAAGAGACAAACGGAGCTGAAGGCACTGACGGTGTGCACCTGTTCAGCCATACCTACGGGTGTTCTCAGCTCGGCGACGATCACATTAACACCCGTACCATGCTGCAAAACATGGTACGTCACCCGAATGCGGGGGCGGTGCTGGTCATTGGTCTGGGATGTGAAAACAACCAGGTGGATGCCTTCCGCGAAACCTTAGAGGATTTCGATCCCGCGCGTGTCCACTTTATGGTATGCCAACACCAGGACGATGAAGTGGAAGCGGGCATTGAGCAACTACATCAGCTGTATGAGGTGATGCGCCACGACAAGCGCGAGCCGGGTAAACTCAGCGAGCTTAAATTTGGTCTGGAGTGCGGGGGATCTGATGGTCTTTCCGGTATCACAGCCAACCCGATGCTGGGGCGTTTCTCGGATTACGTGATTGCCAACGGCGGGACGACTGTGCTGACTGAGGTTCCGGAAATGTTCGGTGCAGAACGTATTCTGATGAGCCACTGTCGTGACGAAGAGACGTTTGAAAAAACCGTGACCATGGTGAACGACTTCAAACAGTATTTCATCGCGCACAATCAGCCGATCTACGAAAACCCATCTCCAGGTAACAAAGCGGGCGGGATCACTACACTCGAAGAGAAATCTCTCGGCTGTACGCAGAAAGCGGGTGCAAGCCAGGTGGTGGACGTACTGCGTTACGGCGAGCGCCTGAAAACGCACGGTCTGAACCTGCTGAGTGCGCCGGGTAACGATGCGGTTGCCACCAGTGCTTTGGCGGGGGCGGGTTGCCACATGGTGCTGTTCAGTACCGGTCGTGGTACACCGTATGGCGGTTTTGTACCCACTGTGAAAATTGCCACCAACAGCGAGTTGGCGGCGAAGAAAAAACACTGGATCGATTTTGATGCCGGACAGTTGATCCACGGCAAAGCGATGCCGCAACTGCTGAATGAATTTGTCGATACCATTGTGGAATTCGCTAACGGTAAGCAAACCTGCAACGAAAAGAATGACTTCCGCGAGCTGGCGATTTTCAAAAGCGGCGTCACCTTGTAA
- the uxaC gene encoding glucuronate isomerase, whose product MTPFMTEDFLLDTEFARRLYHDYAKDQPIFDYHCHLPPQQVAENYRFKNLYDIWLKGDHYKWRAMRTNGVPERLCTGDATDREKFDAWAATVPHTIGNPLYHWTHLELRRPFGITGKLLSPSTAGEIWDECNALLAQDTFSARGIMKQMNVKMVGTTDDPIDSLEHHAVVAKDSTFDIKVLPSWRPDKAFNIELATFTDYMAKLAEVSDTDIRRFADLQTALTKRLDHFAAHGCKVSDHALDVVLFAEANDAELDSILARRLSGETLSEHEVAQFKTAVLVWLGAEYARRGWVQQYHIGALRNNNLRQFKLLGADVGFDSINDRPLAEELSKLLSKQNEQNLLPKTILYCLNPRDNEVLGTMIGNFQGEGMPGKMQFGSGWWFNDQKDGMERQMTQLAQLGLLSRFVGMLTDSRSFLSYTRHEYFRRILCQMIGRWVAAGEAPADIQLLGEMVRNICFNNARDYFAIELN is encoded by the coding sequence ATGACACCGTTTATGACCGAAGATTTTCTGTTAGATACTGAATTTGCTCGCCGTCTGTATCACGACTACGCAAAAGACCAGCCAATTTTCGACTACCACTGCCATTTGCCTCCGCAGCAGGTTGCCGAAAATTACCGTTTCAAAAACCTGTATGACATCTGGCTGAAGGGTGACCACTATAAATGGCGTGCAATGCGCACCAACGGTGTGCCTGAGCGCCTGTGTACCGGCGATGCAACTGACCGCGAGAAGTTTGATGCGTGGGCTGCAACTGTTCCGCACACCATCGGCAACCCGTTATACCACTGGACACATCTTGAGCTGCGTCGTCCGTTTGGTATCACCGGCAAGCTGCTTTCGCCATCCACTGCGGGTGAAATCTGGGATGAATGCAACGCGCTGCTGGCACAGGATACGTTCTCTGCTCGTGGCATCATGAAGCAGATGAACGTGAAGATGGTCGGGACCACTGACGATCCAATTGATTCGCTTGAACACCACGCGGTTGTGGCTAAAGACAGCACGTTTGATATCAAAGTGCTGCCAAGCTGGCGTCCGGATAAGGCGTTCAATATCGAACTGGCCACCTTTACTGACTACATGGCGAAACTGGCCGAAGTGTCTGATACCGACATTCGTCGCTTTGCTGACCTGCAAACTGCGCTGACTAAACGCCTGGATCACTTTGCGGCACACGGTTGTAAGGTGTCTGACCACGCGCTGGACGTTGTTCTGTTTGCTGAGGCTAATGACGCCGAGCTGGACAGCATCCTGGCACGCCGTCTGTCGGGTGAAACCCTGAGCGAGCATGAAGTCGCACAGTTCAAAACTGCAGTGCTGGTCTGGCTGGGCGCTGAATATGCCCGTCGCGGCTGGGTACAGCAGTACCACATTGGCGCGCTGCGTAACAACAACCTGCGCCAGTTCAAACTTCTCGGCGCGGATGTCGGCTTCGACTCCATCAACGACCGCCCACTGGCGGAAGAGCTGTCGAAACTGCTGAGTAAACAGAACGAACAAAACCTGCTGCCAAAAACCATCCTGTATTGCCTGAACCCGCGCGATAACGAAGTGCTGGGCACAATGATTGGTAACTTCCAGGGCGAAGGTATGCCAGGCAAGATGCAGTTCGGTTCCGGCTGGTGGTTCAACGACCAGAAAGACGGCATGGAACGTCAGATGACGCAGCTGGCGCAACTGGGTCTGTTAAGCCGCTTTGTGGGTATGCTGACCGACAGCCGTAGTTTCCTGTCTTACACACGCCATGAGTACTTCCGCCGCATTCTGTGCCAGATGATTGGTCGCTGGGTTGCTGCGGGTGAAGCACCAGCGGATATCCAGTTGCTGGGCGAAATGGTGAGAAACATCTGCTTTAACAATGCGCGTGACTACTTCGCCATTGAACTGAACTAA
- a CDS encoding MFS transporter, whose product MRKIKGLRWYMIALVTLGTVLGYLTRNTVAAAAPTLMEELHISTQQYSYIIAAYSAAYTIMQPVAGYVLDILGTKIGYAFFAVTWAIFCGATALAGSWGGLALARGAVGAAEAAMIPAGLKASSEWFPAKERSIAVGYFNVGSSIGAMIAPPLVVWAIVMHSWQMAFIISGVLSFAWAMAWLIFYKHPRDQKKLSEEEREYIIGGQEAQHQTNNGKKMTVWQILGTRQFWGIALPRFLAEPAWGTFNAWIPLFMFKVYGFNLKEIAMFAWMPMLFADMGCIIGGYLPPLFQRWFGVNLIVSRKMVVTMGALLMIGPGMIGLFTSPYVAIGLLCIGGFAHQSLSGALITLSSDVFGRNEVATANGLTGMAAWTASTLFALVVGALADTIGFSPLFAVLAIFDLMGAVVIWTVLKSKSADELEKESLGGPATQN is encoded by the coding sequence ATGCGTAAAATTAAAGGGTTACGTTGGTACATGATTGCACTGGTGACGCTAGGCACAGTGCTGGGCTACCTGACACGTAACACCGTGGCAGCAGCAGCGCCAACGTTAATGGAAGAGTTGCATATTTCCACACAGCAATATTCCTACATCATTGCAGCGTATTCCGCGGCTTATACCATCATGCAGCCTGTTGCTGGCTACGTGCTGGATATTCTGGGAACAAAAATTGGTTACGCCTTCTTCGCGGTAACCTGGGCGATTTTCTGCGGCGCAACAGCGCTGGCAGGTAGCTGGGGCGGACTGGCACTGGCGCGTGGTGCGGTCGGTGCAGCAGAAGCAGCAATGATCCCTGCGGGTCTGAAAGCCAGCTCCGAATGGTTCCCGGCGAAAGAACGTTCTATTGCAGTCGGCTACTTTAACGTGGGCTCTTCTATTGGTGCGATGATTGCTCCGCCACTGGTTGTATGGGCTATCGTGATGCACAGTTGGCAGATGGCGTTCATTATCTCCGGCGTGCTGAGCTTTGCATGGGCAATGGCGTGGCTGATTTTCTACAAACACCCGCGCGATCAGAAAAAACTGTCTGAAGAAGAACGCGAGTACATCATTGGGGGTCAGGAAGCACAGCACCAGACCAACAATGGCAAAAAAATGACGGTATGGCAGATTCTGGGAACCCGTCAATTCTGGGGTATCGCACTGCCACGCTTCCTGGCGGAACCGGCCTGGGGTACGTTTAACGCCTGGATTCCACTGTTCATGTTTAAAGTCTACGGCTTTAACCTGAAAGAAATCGCGATGTTCGCCTGGATGCCAATGCTCTTCGCTGACATGGGTTGCATCATCGGTGGTTACCTGCCACCTCTGTTCCAGCGCTGGTTTGGTGTGAACCTGATTGTCTCCCGTAAAATGGTTGTGACCATGGGCGCACTGCTGATGATTGGCCCAGGTATGATCGGCCTGTTCACCAGCCCATATGTTGCAATTGGCCTGCTGTGCATCGGTGGTTTTGCTCACCAGTCCCTTTCTGGCGCACTGATTACACTCTCTTCTGATGTGTTCGGTCGTAACGAAGTGGCAACCGCAAACGGCCTGACTGGTATGGCTGCCTGGACCGCAAGTACTCTGTTTGCTCTGGTGGTTGGTGCGTTAGCAGATACCATTGGCTTCAGCCCGCTGTTTGCTGTACTGGCTATCTTTGACCTGATGGGGGCAGTCGTTATCTGGACGGTGCTGAAAAGCAAATCAGCCGACGAACTTGAGAAAGAGTCCCTTGGGGGACCGGCAACGCAAAATTAG
- the exuR gene encoding transcriptional regulator ExuR, which translates to MEITESRRLYQQLAAELKDRIEQGVYLVGDKLPAERFIADEKSVSRTVVREAIIMLEVEGYVEVRKGSGIHVISNLPKHSPAPDESLEFASYGPFELLQARQLIESNIAEFAATQVTKQDIMKLMEIQENARKEKCFRDSEWDLQFHVQVALATQNTALAAIVEKMWTQRVHNPYWKKLHDHIDLRTVDNWCDDHDQILKALIRKDPHAAKLAMWQHLENTKLMLFNETSDDFEFNADRYLFADNPVVHLDTVSNLAK; encoded by the coding sequence ATGGAAATCACCGAATCACGTCGTTTATACCAACAACTTGCTGCCGAGCTGAAAGATCGCATCGAGCAAGGTGTCTATCTTGTCGGTGATAAACTGCCTGCTGAACGCTTTATTGCTGATGAAAAAAGCGTGAGCCGCACGGTTGTGCGTGAAGCGATCATCATGCTGGAGGTTGAAGGCTATGTTGAAGTACGCAAAGGCTCCGGCATTCATGTGATTTCCAATCTGCCAAAACACTCTCCTGCACCAGATGAAAGTCTGGAATTTGCAAGCTACGGTCCTTTTGAGCTGCTCCAGGCTCGCCAGTTGATTGAAAGTAACATTGCAGAGTTCGCCGCCACGCAGGTCACCAAGCAAGACATCATGAAGCTGATGGAAATCCAGGAAAATGCGCGCAAGGAAAAATGTTTCCGCGATTCAGAATGGGATCTCCAGTTTCATGTTCAGGTTGCCCTGGCCACACAAAACACGGCACTTGCAGCAATCGTTGAAAAAATGTGGACTCAGCGCGTTCACAACCCTTACTGGAAGAAATTGCACGATCACATCGATTTACGCACCGTGGATAACTGGTGTGATGATCATGATCAGATCCTTAAAGCACTGATTCGCAAAGACCCGCATGCTGCAAAACTGGCGATGTGGCAGCATCTGGAAAACACCAAACTCATGCTGTTCAATGAAACCAGTGACGATTTCGAATTCAATGCTGACCGCTATCTTTTTGCTGATAATCCCGTTGTTCATCTCGATACGGTATCCAATCTGGCAAAATAG
- the yqjA gene encoding DedA family general envelope maintenance protein YqjA: MELLTQLLNALWAQDFETLANPSMIGMLYFVLFMILFLENGLLPAAFLPGDSLLVLVGVLCAKGAMAFPQTIILLTVAASLGCWVSYIQGRWLGNTRIVQNWLSHLPAHYHQRAHHLFHKHGLSALLIGRFIAFVRTLLPTIAGLSGLNSARFQFFNWMSGLLWVLILTTLGYLLGKTPVFLKYEDQLMSCLMLLPVVLLVFGLAGSLFVLWKKKYGSRG, encoded by the coding sequence ATGGAACTTTTGACCCAACTACTGAATGCCTTATGGGCTCAGGACTTCGAAACGCTGGCCAATCCTTCCATGATTGGCATGCTCTATTTCGTCTTGTTTATGATCCTGTTTCTTGAAAACGGATTGCTCCCTGCAGCCTTCCTGCCAGGCGATAGCCTGCTGGTATTGGTTGGCGTGCTTTGTGCAAAAGGAGCGATGGCGTTTCCGCAAACCATTATTCTCTTAACTGTTGCCGCAAGCCTTGGCTGCTGGGTAAGTTATATTCAGGGTCGATGGCTTGGAAACACACGGATTGTGCAAAACTGGCTATCCCATCTTCCGGCACATTATCACCAACGTGCACATCATCTTTTCCATAAACACGGGCTTTCAGCGCTGCTGATTGGCCGCTTCATCGCTTTTGTACGCACATTACTGCCTACCATCGCTGGCCTGTCCGGACTCAACAGCGCACGCTTCCAGTTCTTTAACTGGATGAGCGGCCTGCTGTGGGTGCTGATTCTGACAACACTGGGCTACCTGCTGGGTAAAACCCCCGTCTTCCTCAAGTATGAAGACCAACTCATGTCTTGTCTGATGCTCTTGCCGGTTGTGTTACTGGTGTTTGGGCTTGCCGGATCGCTTTTCGTCTTGTGGAAGAAAAAGTACGGGAGCCGGGGCTAA
- the mzrA gene encoding EnvZ/OmpR regulon moderator MzrA, with translation MGMSRLSLRRLSFAMVALMILSAMVLVWTAVQHQESTLAIRSVNQGASMPDGFSIWHHLDANGIRFKSITPQDDVLLIKFDSSAQSAAAKAVLDRTLPQGYIIAQQDDNSQAAAWLSRLRDTSHRFG, from the coding sequence ATGGGAATGTCACGACTTTCTCTACGCCGTCTGTCATTTGCCATGGTTGCGCTGATGATTCTCAGCGCCATGGTTTTGGTCTGGACAGCCGTTCAGCACCAGGAGTCTACGCTGGCCATTCGCTCGGTGAATCAGGGCGCAAGCATGCCGGATGGTTTTTCTATCTGGCATCATCTGGATGCAAATGGGATCCGTTTTAAAAGTATTACGCCGCAGGATGATGTGTTGCTGATCAAGTTTGATTCCAGCGCACAAAGTGCCGCAGCAAAAGCCGTGCTCGACAGAACGCTGCCGCAGGGATACATCATTGCCCAACAAGACGACAATAGTCAGGCTGCCGCCTGGTTGTCGCGCTTGCGCGATACGTCGCATCGGTTTGGTTAA
- a CDS encoding DUF1090 domain-containing protein, translated as MKYRIALALTLFSLSTASFASSLCMEKEKDIQREITYAEKHNNQNRINGLKKALSEVKANCSDSELRANHQKKIAAQKAEVTERRHDLQEAKEKGDADKITKREKKLKEAQEELNALESRDY; from the coding sequence ATGAAATACCGCATCGCTCTGGCTTTGACTCTTTTTTCGTTAAGCACCGCCTCTTTCGCATCCTCTCTGTGCATGGAGAAGGAGAAAGATATTCAGCGAGAAATCACTTATGCCGAAAAGCATAACAATCAGAACCGGATTAACGGTCTGAAAAAAGCGCTTAGCGAGGTGAAGGCCAACTGTTCAGACAGTGAATTACGGGCGAATCACCAGAAGAAAATTGCAGCTCAAAAGGCTGAGGTGACGGAACGTCGTCACGATCTTCAGGAAGCGAAAGAGAAAGGGGATGCGGATAAAATAACGAAACGCGAGAAGAAGCTGAAAGAGGCGCAAGAAGAACTGAATGCGCTGGAATCCCGCGATTATTGA
- a CDS encoding YqjD family protein, whose protein sequence is MSKDTTSENLRAELKSLADTLEEVLNSSSDKSKEEIGKLRSKAEQALKESRHRLGETGDALAKQTREAAARADEYVRDNPWTGVGIGAAIGVVLGVLLTRR, encoded by the coding sequence ATGTCAAAAGATACTACGTCAGAAAACCTGCGCGCTGAGTTGAAATCCCTGGCGGATACCCTGGAAGAGGTGCTGAACTCCTCAAGCGATAAATCGAAAGAAGAGATCGGCAAACTGCGCAGCAAAGCCGAACAGGCACTGAAAGAGAGCCGTCATCGTCTGGGTGAAACCGGTGATGCGCTGGCGAAACAGACCCGTGAAGCCGCCGCGCGAGCAGACGAATACGTTCGTGATAATCCCTGGACCGGCGTAGGTATCGGTGCTGCCATTGGTGTGGTTCTTGGCGTGCTGCTCACGCGTCGTTGA
- a CDS encoding phage holin family protein, whose product MDDPRHAEGPAKNILGIGQRILTTLVGIAETRIRLAVVELEEEKANLFQLLLMLGLTLLFAAFGLMSLLVLIIWAIDPQYRLNAMIATTAVLLLGALIGGIWTMRKARRSTLLRHTRQELAADRTLLEDDKS is encoded by the coding sequence ATGGACGATCCACGCCACGCAGAAGGGCCTGCAAAAAATATTCTCGGAATCGGACAGCGTATTTTAACCACGCTTGTCGGGATCGCTGAAACGCGGATCCGGCTGGCGGTGGTTGAACTGGAAGAGGAGAAAGCCAATCTCTTCCAGCTGCTGCTGATGCTGGGACTTACCCTGCTCTTTGCCGCTTTTGGCCTGATGAGCCTGTTGGTGTTAATCATCTGGGCTATCGATCCGCAGTATCGCCTTAACGCGATGATCGCCACCACGGCAGTACTGCTGCTGGGGGCACTCATTGGCGGTATCTGGACGATGCGCAAAGCACGCAGATCGACCCTGCTGCGCCACACCCGTCAGGAGCTGGCCGCAGATCGTACATTGCTGGAGGACGATAAGTCGTGA
- a CDS encoding YqjK-like family protein has translation MSSKTERQKQKAYLLSQIQQQRLDLAASRRDWLEVTRSYDRGWNTLLNIRAWALVGSSVVALWSVRHPSRLIRWARRGFGVWSAWRLVKSTLRQQQLRS, from the coding sequence GTGAGCAGCAAGACAGAGCGCCAGAAACAGAAAGCGTACCTGTTGAGCCAAATCCAGCAGCAACGGCTGGATTTAGCCGCCAGCCGTCGCGACTGGCTGGAGGTCACCCGCTCCTACGATCGGGGCTGGAATACGCTACTCAACATCCGTGCCTGGGCGCTGGTAGGCAGCAGCGTTGTCGCACTCTGGTCAGTGCGTCATCCCAGCAGGTTGATACGCTGGGCACGACGTGGCTTCGGCGTATGGAGCGCCTGGCGTCTGGTCAAATCAACCCTGCGCCAGCAGCAGTTACGTTCCTGA
- a CDS encoding DoxX family protein: MKKLEDVGVLVARILMPILFITAGWGKITGYAGTQQYMEAMGVPGFLLPLTILLEFGGGLAVLFGFLTRTTALFTAGFTLLTAFIFHSNFAEGMNSLMFMKNLTIAGGFLLLAITGPGAYSIDRVLNKKW; this comes from the coding sequence ATGAAAAAATTAGAAGATGTTGGTGTACTGGTAGCGCGTATTCTGATGCCAATTCTGTTTATCACTGCAGGTTGGGGCAAAATCACCGGTTATGCGGGTACTCAGCAGTACATGGAAGCAATGGGCGTCCCAGGGTTCCTGTTACCACTGACCATCCTGCTTGAGTTCGGCGGCGGCCTGGCGGTTCTGTTTGGTTTCCTGACCCGTACCACCGCGCTGTTTACTGCCGGCTTCACGCTGCTGACCGCATTTATCTTCCACAGTAACTTTGCGGAAGGCATGAACTCCCTGATGTTCATGAAAAACCTGACTATCGCTGGCGGTTTCCTGCTGTTGGCTATCACAGGCCCTGGCGCATACAGCATCGACCGTGTACTGAATAAAAAGTGGTAA
- a CDS encoding glutathione S-transferase family protein, giving the protein MGQLVDGVWQDIWYDTKSTGGRFKRSVSAFRNWLTADGAPGPSGEGGFAAEKERYHLYVSLACPWAHRTLIVRKLKGLESLIPVSVVNPLMLENGWTFDSDFPAATGDDLYHHEFLYQLYLRADPHYTGRVTVPVLWDKKNQTIVSNESAEIIRMFNTAFDAHGARAGDYYPTELRDKIDELNSWIYDNVNNGVYKAGFATSQEAYDDAVTKVFESLARLEQILGQHRYLAGDRLTEADIRLWTTLVRFDPVYVTHFKCDKHRISDYPNLYGFLRDLYQMPGIAETVNFDHIRTHYFRSHKTINPTGIISIGPWQDLDEPHGRDVRFG; this is encoded by the coding sequence ATGGGACAACTTGTTGATGGCGTCTGGCAGGACATCTGGTATGACACCAAATCCACCGGAGGACGATTCAAGCGTTCTGTGTCGGCCTTCCGTAACTGGCTCACCGCTGATGGTGCTCCCGGCCCTTCTGGCGAGGGTGGCTTTGCGGCCGAAAAAGAGAGATATCACCTCTATGTCTCACTGGCCTGTCCGTGGGCGCATCGCACGCTGATTGTACGTAAGCTCAAAGGCCTTGAATCGCTGATCCCGGTTTCAGTTGTTAACCCGCTGATGCTGGAAAATGGCTGGACCTTTGATAGCGATTTCCCGGCGGCAACCGGGGATGATCTCTACCATCACGAATTCCTCTACCAACTCTATCTGCGCGCTGACCCGCACTACACCGGACGCGTGACCGTGCCTGTGTTGTGGGATAAGAAAAACCAGACCATCGTCAGCAATGAATCTGCCGAAATTATCCGCATGTTCAATACCGCATTTGACGCACATGGCGCGCGGGCCGGAGATTACTACCCAACAGAATTGCGCGATAAGATTGATGAGCTGAACAGCTGGATTTATGACAATGTGAATAACGGCGTCTATAAAGCCGGGTTCGCCACCAGCCAGGAAGCCTATGATGATGCCGTTACGAAGGTGTTCGAATCGCTGGCGCGTCTGGAACAGATCCTGGGGCAACACCGTTATCTGGCAGGCGACCGCCTGACAGAAGCCGATATTCGCCTGTGGACCACGCTGGTTCGTTTCGATCCCGTGTATGTCACCCATTTTAAATGCGACAAACACCGTATTAGCGATTACCCCAACCTGTACGGCTTCCTGCGCGATCTTTACCAAATGCCAGGGATTGCCGAAACGGTCAATTTTGACCACATCCGCACTCACTATTTCCGCAGCCATAAAACCATTAATCCAACGGGCATTATCTCCATTGGCCCGTGGCAAGATCTGGATGAACCACACGGCCGCGACGTCCGTTTCGGATAA
- a CDS encoding DUF805 domain-containing protein, producing the protein MDWYLKVLRNYVGFGGRARRKEYWMFVLVNFILIVVLGVVDKILGWERAGGEGILTTVYGLLILLPSWAVLFRRLHDTDRSAWWLLLVLIPVIGWIIILIFNCQSGTPGENRFGPDPKLNT; encoded by the coding sequence ATGGACTGGTATCTAAAAGTACTGCGCAATTACGTTGGATTCGGTGGTCGTGCCCGCCGCAAAGAGTACTGGATGTTTGTTCTGGTGAACTTCATCCTCATCGTCGTGCTGGGCGTGGTTGATAAAATTCTCGGCTGGGAGCGGGCGGGCGGTGAAGGGATCCTCACCACGGTTTATGGCCTGTTGATACTGCTGCCATCATGGGCAGTGCTGTTTCGTCGACTCCACGATACCGACCGTTCGGCGTGGTGGTTACTGCTGGTGTTGATCCCGGTTATTGGCTGGATCATCATTTTGATCTTTAACTGCCAGAGCGGAACACCTGGTGAAAACCGCTTCGGTCCCGATCCTAAACTCAATACATAA
- a CDS encoding LysR family transcriptional regulator, translating into MAKERALTLEALRVMDAIDRRGSFAAAADELGRVPSALSYTMQKLEEELDVVLFDRSGHRTKFTNVGRMLLERGRVLLEAADKLTTDAEALARGWETHLTLVTEALVPTTALFPLVGRLADKANTQLSIITEVLAGAWERLETGRADIVIAPDMHFRSSSEINSRKLYSVMNVYVAAPDHPIHQEPEPLSEVTRVKYRGVAVADTARERPVLTVQLLDKQPRLTVTSLEDKRQALLAGLGMATMPYPFVEKDIAEGRLRVVSPEYTSEVDIIMAWRRDSMGEAKSWCLREIPKLFANHNK; encoded by the coding sequence ATGGCTAAAGAGAGAGCATTGACGCTTGAAGCACTGCGTGTGATGGACGCAATTGACAGGCGTGGCAGCTTTGCCGCTGCGGCAGATGAATTGGGGCGTGTTCCGTCTGCGCTGAGCTACACGATGCAGAAGCTGGAAGAAGAGCTGGACGTGGTGCTGTTCGACCGTTCAGGTCATCGAACAAAATTCACCAACGTGGGACGTATGCTGCTGGAGCGTGGGCGCGTTTTGCTGGAAGCGGCTGACAAGCTGACGACCGATGCCGAGGCACTGGCGCGTGGCTGGGAAACACACCTGACGCTGGTCACTGAGGCATTAGTCCCGACGACGGCCCTGTTCCCGCTCGTGGGGCGATTGGCCGATAAAGCCAATACCCAACTGTCGATCATTACGGAAGTGCTGGCCGGGGCGTGGGAGCGACTGGAAACGGGCAGGGCAGACATTGTCATCGCTCCGGATATGCATTTCCGTTCCTCGTCAGAGATCAACTCCCGCAAACTCTACAGCGTTATGAACGTCTACGTTGCAGCGCCAGATCACCCCATTCATCAGGAACCTGAACCGCTGTCCGAGGTTACCCGCGTGAAGTATCGCGGTGTGGCCGTCGCGGATACCGCCCGTGAACGTCCGGTACTCACCGTACAATTACTGGATAAGCAGCCGCGTCTTACCGTGACATCACTGGAAGATAAGCGTCAGGCTCTGCTGGCGGGGCTGGGAATGGCGACGATGCCTTATCCGTTTGTGGAGAAAGATATCGCTGAAGGGCGTTTACGCGTGGTCAGCCCGGAGTATACCAGCGAGGTGGATATCATTATGGCGTGGCGGCGTGACAGCATGGGAGAAGCTAAATCCTGGTGTCTGCGTGAAATACCTAAGCTATTTGCCAATCACAATAAGTAG